In a single window of the Melanotaenia boesemani isolate fMelBoe1 chromosome 22, fMelBoe1.pri, whole genome shotgun sequence genome:
- the pou3f2a gene encoding POU domain, class 3, transcription factor 2a — MSGVLSGVTTSVNRSWPIKSGARRTTGARLCVPLAQRPGDAGERRVAAPWLRRVTVKGSLLLTPAITLAPIVMATATSNHYSVLTTPSSAPPPHSESGSMQQAAAYRDAHTLLQNDYGTLPGSGHPLSHAHQWITALSHSDSGAPWPSSPLGEQDVKPILHDSDREELQNSSSLQQQQQQQRHPHLAHQQAHHDARAWRTSTATTLISGMATSEGQSLVYSQSGFGLMPGEEQGGMHHHPLRDEDHHSHSPHLSEHGGGPGAHQQSLSHHHQHGSHQDQSDEDTPTSDELEQFAKQFKQRRIKLGFTQADVGLALGTLYGNVFSQTTICRFEALQLSFKNMCKLKPLLNKWLEEADSTSGSPTSLDKIAAQGRKRKKRTSIEVGVKGALESHFLKCPKPGAAEINSLADSLQLEKEVVRVWFCNRRQKEKRMTPVGGQVAGEDMYGDTPPHHGGQTPVP; from the coding sequence ATGAGCGGGGTGCTGTCAGGGGTAACCACATCTGTCAACCGTTCTTGGCCAATAAAGAGCGGAGCGAGGCGGACCACAGGTGCGCGCCTCTGCGTCCCCTTGGCACAGCGCCCGGGAGATGCTGGAGAGAGACGCGTAGCTGCCCCGTGGCTCAGAAGAGTTACTGTCAAAGGCAGCCTCCTTTTAACTCCAGCGATCACTCTGGCTCCGATAGTTATGGCGACCGCTACGTCCAACCACTACAGCGTCCTCACCACCCCCAGCAGCGCGCCGCCGCCTCACTCGGAGTCCGGGAGCATGCAGCAGGCGGCAGCGTACAGGGACGCGCACACCCTGCTCCAGAACGACTACGGCACGTTACCTGGCAGTGGACATCCACTCAGCCACGCGCACCAGTGGATAACGGCGCTGTCTCACAGTGACAGCGGGGCGCCCTGGCCATCCAGTCCCCTCGGAGAACAGGACGTGAAGCCCATACTGCATGACAGTGACCGAGAGGAGCTGCAGAACTCCAGCAGtctgcagcaacagcagcagcaacagcgaCACCCTCACCTAGCGCACCAGCAGGCGCATCACGACGCCAGAGCATGGCGAACCAGCACAGCCACAACGCTCATCTCCGGCATGGCGACATCTGAGGGCCAAAGCCTTGTGTACTCCCAGTCCGGCTTCGGTCTAATGCCAGGTGAAGAACAAGGAGGAATGCACCACCACCCCCTGCGGGACGAGGACCACCACAGCCACAGCCCGCACCTCAGTGAACACGGGGGCGGCCCTGGGGCCCACCAGCAGTCTCTCTCCCACCATCACCAGCACGGGAGCCATCAGGACCAGTCGGACGAGGACACACCGACCTCTGACGAGTTGGAGCAATTTGCCAAGCAGTTCAAACAGCGGCGAATCAAGCTTGGCTTCACCCAGGCGGACGTGGGACTGGCTCTTGGGACCCTCTATGGAAACGTTTTTTCTCAGACTACAATTTGCAGGTTCGAGGCGCTTCAGCTCAGCTTCAAAAACATGTGTAAACTCAAACCGTTGTTGAACAAGTGGCTGGAGGAGGCGGACTCCACCTCGGGGAGCCCCACTAGCCTGGATAAAATCGCGGCACAGggtaggaaaagaaaaaagaggaccTCCATTGAAGTGGGCGTCAAAGGCGCTCTGGAGAGCCATTTTCTCAAATGCCCAAAACCAGGAGCGGCGGAGATCAACTCCCTAGCGGACAGCCTGCAGCTGGAGAAGGAGGTGGTGAGGGTTTGGTTTTGTAACCGGCGGCAGAAGGAGAAAAGAATGACGCCCGTTGGGGGACAGGTAGCAGGAGAGGACATGTACGGGGACACCCCTCCCCACCACGGAGGACAGACTCCTGTGCCGTGA